One Anolis carolinensis isolate JA03-04 chromosome 4, rAnoCar3.1.pri, whole genome shotgun sequence DNA window includes the following coding sequences:
- the LOC107983168 gene encoding zinc finger MYM-type protein 1-like — protein MSSKKKPSGAFHRKRRLQHCKEDENQAKALQRFLTTSPSCETENPETTKLTESDHDDDGKIPISEPLPGPSTSQDFTATSATPLAPLNIGCDITRTDTEDVDDDLLGDAVLPSTSRQTIESEQSRDPLLLLSNDCGEWPLKINDEARKLLVERGPQQVRGINFPKDINGRKFSSYHYTRKLCNGEQVNRYWLLYSVSKNAVFCFSCKIFGNAKSVFASSQGYSDWSNLGKLLTSHEKSRTHIKNRASWHELSQRLHLKKTIDAEHERLIYGESKHWQQVLKRLLCIVRFLGVQGLAFRGTKDVLFELDNGNFLKLVEHIAQFDDPMAEHVRRVSSKETHVHYLSKNVQNEFIAFLSGKIQNNILQQLHEATYYSIILDCTPDISNTEQMTLVVRFVKCEANEDASIKEHFLGFVPVANPSGEGLTEILLKELEARHIPLKNMRGQGYDNGSAMKGKHVGVQRRILDLNPRAFYVPCGNHSLNLVVNDAALSCSIAVECFTTIQDLYNVFSSSPLRWSILLEHVSTLTLKPLSNTRWESRIEALLPLRYHIEEVYDALYEASQCQKFDGYYKTHAVALLKRLQSFTFLCSLVTWHEILNKINMVSKQMQKVTIDLQSSMDLIKSVKTFLERMRSEDGLNSVITDAKELAGKIDATSDFEKEPLPRPRKVSRQFSYESKDETVHSGKDSFKVNFFFVVLDTAISSLEERFELMDNHSESFKFLYDISSLGKCLNDKELKNACQHLQTVLTDGEDHDVNGDNLYDELQILANMLPPRSLPAEALSFIKRGLEDTFPNVYIALRILLTLPISVASGERSFSKLKLIKNYLRSTVSQERLSGLATLAIEITCWMKWKQIP, from the exons ATGTCAAGCAAGAAGAAGCCATCAGGAGCATTTCATCGTAAAAGGAGGTTGCAGCATTgcaaagaagatgagaatcaagCTAAAGCATTGCAAAGGTTTTTAACGACTTCACCATCATGTGAGACAGAAAACCCAGAGACAACAAAATTGACTGAATCAGATCATGATGATGACGGCAAGATACCAATATCTGAGCCTCTACCTGGACCATCAACAAGTCAAGACTTCACTGCGACTTCAGCAACACCATTAGCACCTTTAAATATTGGTTGTGACATAACTAGGACCGACACGGAAGATGTGGATGATGATTTATTAGGAGATGCAGTCCTGCCATCTACAAGTCGGCAAACCATTGAATCT gaacaaAGCAGAGACCCATTATTATTGCTTTCAAATGACTGTGGAGAGTGGCCACTCAAAATAAATGACGAAGCACGGAAATTACTTGTTGAACGAGGACCTCAGCAAGTCAGAGGCATAAATTTCCCAAAGGACATTAATGGAAGGAAATTTTCCTCATATCATTATACAAGGAAGCTGTGCAATGGAGAGCAAGTCAACAGATATTGGCTACTGTATTCTGTATCAaaaaatgcagtgttttgtttttcttgcaaaatttttggaaatgcCAAATCTGTTTTTGCTAGTAGCCAAGGGTATTCTGACTGGAGTAACTTGGGCAAGCTTTTGACCAGTCATGAGAAATCCCGTACTCATATTAAAAACCGTGCATCTTGGCATGAACTCTCTCAACGTTTACATTTAAAGAAAACTATTGATGCAGAGCATGAAAGACTTATTTATGGTGAAAGTAAACACTGGCAGCAAGTTCTGAAACGCTTGCTATGTATTGTACGGTTTTTGGGGGTTCAAGGATTGGCATTTAGAGGGACAAAAGATGTTCTATTTGAACTAGATaatggcaactttttaaaattggtAGAACATATAGCACAGTTTGATGATCCGATGGCCGAACATGTGAGAAGAGTCAGTTCCAAAGAAACACACGTTCACTATTTGAGCAAAAATGTCCAGAACGAGTTTATTGCTTTCTTGTCAGGCAAGATCCAGAATAATATTTTACAACAACTACACGAGGCAacgtattattctattatattagacTGCACTCCTGATATTAGCAACACTGAACAAATGACATTGGTGGTAAGATTCGTTAAATGTGAAGCAAATGAAGATGCCTCAATTAAGGAACATTTTTTAGGCTTTGTTCCTGTTGCCAATCCTTCAGGTGAAGGTCTCACAGAAATATtactcaaagagttggaagcacgaCACATTCCATTAAAAAACATGAGAGGCCAGGGCTATGATAATGGTTCTGCAATGaagggaaaacatgttggagTCCAGAGGAGGATCCTTGATTTAAATCCTAGAGCCTTTTATGTACCATGTGGAAACCACTCCCTGAACTTGGTCGTAAATGATGCAGCTCTGTCTTGCAGTATTGCAGTAGAGTGTTTCACCACCATACAAGACCTCTATAACGTTTTTTCAAGTTCTCCTCTAAGATGGAGTATTTTGTTGGAGCATGTTTCAACTCTCACACTCAAACCACTCAGCAATACTAGGTGGGAAAGTAGAATCGAGGCATTGTTGCCTTTGAGGTACCATATTGAAGAAGTATATGATGCCTTATATGAAGCTTCTCAATGTCAGAAATTTGATGGATATTATAAGACCCATGCTGTTGCTCTTCTTAAAAGACTGCAAAGCTTCACGTTTCTGTGCAGTTTAGTGACATGGCATGAGATCCTGAATAAGATCAATATGGTTAGTAAACAGATGCAAAAAGTAACAATTGATCTTCAAAGTTCTATGGATCTTATTAAGAGTGTGAAAACATTCCTAGAAAGGATGAGATCTGAAGACGGTCTAAATAGCGTCATTACAGATGCAAAGGAACTTGCAGGAAAAATCGATGCTACTTCCGACTTTGAAAAAGAACCACTACCTCGACCGAGAAAAGTAAGCAGACAGTTTTCCTATGAAAGTAAAGATGAAACTGTACATTCTGGTAAAGATTCTTTTAAAGTGAACTTCTTTTTTGTTGTGCTTGACACAGCAATATCCTCATTAGAGGAGAGATTTGAGCTTATGGACAACCATAGTGAAAGTTTCAAATTTCTGTATGATATTTCAAGCCTTGGAAAATGTCTGAATGACAAAGAATTGAAGAACGCCTGTCAACACCTTCAAACTGTTTTGACAGATGGAGAAGACCATGATGTGAATGGTGATAATCTGTATGATGAGCTACAAATACTTGCAAATATGCTACCCCCTAGAAGTCTCCCAGCTGAAGCCTTGTCTTTCATAAAACGTGGTTTGGAGGATACTTTCCCAAATGTCTACATTGCATTGAGAATTCTTTTAACACTTCCAATATCCGTGGCCAGCGGTGAAAGaagtttttcaaaattaaaacttATAAAAAATTACTTAAGATCTACTGTGAGTCAAGAGCGCTTGAGTGGACTAGCAACCTTGGCCATTGAAATAACTTGTTGGATGAAATGGAAACAGATTCCCTAG